The Oncorhynchus nerka isolate Pitt River linkage group LG12, Oner_Uvic_2.0, whole genome shotgun sequence genome contains the following window.
ATTATTGATGTCTAGAATAGCATTGTTTTCTACAGTGTCCTGGGGACATATATCCTCATTTGAAGTGGTCTCTGGAGGATGTACAAATGCACTGGTTGCAACTTCTGTCCTTTGGTGTTTTAAATGAGAGAGTTTGGTAGCCAAAGATATTTCACTGCTCCGAGCTGAGAGAGATTTGAGTTTGGTGAACATGGAGAGTGTTAACGGGCTTTTGTGGTCTTTCATCAGATCCAGACGTGACTCTGTGACATCCCTTTCTTGATCCGCTTCAAGATAGGGCAAAACAGCCTTGGCATTCATAACCAAGTGTTCGGTCTGGGAAGCTGTGGCATCAATTGCTAAATAATTGCTATTAACGTCGACAGGAACTGGATTGGATTCGGTAAGCTTCCCGTATATTCTTCTGAACCTGTCCAGAGATCCAACCTCTTTATATAAAGCCAGCTTTTGACATGACATGAACATAGAAATCTTTGAAGGGATGCCAGTGGGAAGGTCCTTACTTTCTCTGTTGTAAACGTGAAGATGGCCTGGGCCCTCCACCATAGGCCATTTTCGTTTTGTTGCAAGTTTCTCTCTAGATTCTAACGCTAGCCCTTTTCTACTCTGGTGGGAGAGACATTTCTGAGAGGGTAAACTGCTATGAATGTATGGATGTGATAGAAATATTTTTCTGTGTCCACCTGGATTCAGTTCTGTGTCCTGTGGTTGAGGTAGTGTCTGTTTGATAGAGCCCATCTCTGACTGGATTCCCTGAGTGAGAGTACATGGTGCTCTCACAGTGCATCTTGAGAGGGATACATGCTCTCTTGCATTATCCTTCATCTCTGTTCCTTCTTCTATACTCATTTTCAGATTTTCTTCCTTTGTCTTAAAGATAAGACTATGCTGAGATGATTCAGGACAAGAAATAGCAGATTTCAGATGTGCATTGCTTTCATTCTCTTTCGTAACTTCCTTGTTTGAGTCCGTAACTGATGAATCTGTAATTGAATCATACTGTAGACCTTGGTCTGTATCTACTGAGCTTGGTCGACATTGTGGGTTTGTGGTATTATACTCTTGTTCCTGTTCAAAACCCGTAAGGACCTCCTTGTCCCTTAGTTTTCCTACTCTGTCACCCTGCTCTGATTCAACTCCATCACATGTCTGATAAACACTTTTCATCTTGTCAGAGTCTTCTATCTGCCGTCGATGAACAAGTTCAGATGCAAGGGTCTTTCCAACATTACATTCCAGGGTAACACCCTCCATGTGTGTTTGGACACCTTTGCCAATGGAGTCCTTAACTCCGTCTGTGCTAGCTGTTTGGCCACTAAACACATTCTTACAAATGTAGTCCTGGATATCCTCTGGGGAGATTTCACTCACCAAGTTCTCTCTTGTCAGGAATGCTTTCACCGCCTCTTCTATGCAGAACAGAATACTTTGCCAGTCTTTGAATTCAATCAGGGTCTTGGCGGGCTCAAGGCATATGTCATACTCAGAGTAGTGGCACATGATATTGATGACATACATTGCATGTAGCTCGGCTCCTCTTCTCTGCTTTGGGCTCCTAGTGGCAGGAGGTGtaccagggctgtcattctgCCGACTTGAACTGCCTACTTTGCGTAGGAGAAGGTTCAGCAGCTTGTGGATGCGGGTTTTGAGAAGTAGCCTGTCATTCACATAGAGGAACTGTAAGGTGTTGTTGTAGTGGCCTTCCCGTCCTACATAACCGCTTAGTTCAAACTGTGCATGGGAGTGGTTGATTTCCCCAAGCTTTTGGGCCCTACCTAAACCATGGATCTGAACAAACCTGTAGTAAGTGTTTCGGGCTTTGGAGAGCTGCACCACCATGGTCCCTGTGCAGTCATTCTTCAGTGtgaaagagacagaggggtgaatgAGTGAAATGGCCTCCACTCTCTGCCTGATCCGTTCAAACTCCAGCACGCTATCCATCCTGTTTCTCCTCACTGGCATGTTGTGGAAGAAGTTACAAATAACAACAGTCGTCCCTGCAGATGGGCGGGTAGTCTCAGCCTCAAACACGTCCAAGCCTTTACCATCCTTGAAGACTTTCACATGAGTCTTCACAGACATTTTGGTCCTGGATGATATCTCCACCAGCATGGCGAGATTAGCAATACTGGCAACAGCTTCTCCTCTGAATCCATAGAATTTGAGATTATCTAGGTCCTCTAAAGAACTGCATTTGCTTGTGAAGTATCTGTTTCCGACAGACTCCATATCCTCTATGTCCATCCCTGAGCCATTGTCTATAACCTGCACTTTGAAGGCTTCGATGTCCACCCTCACACCCACGCATGTTGCACTAGCATCAATACTGTTCAGAATAAGCTCTTCAACACACTGCTGTAATGAAAATATTGCTATTCCAGACCGAAGCTTACCCTGAACTTCTTTTGACAAACACTTAATCATATTTATAACGTTAGACCTTGGTTAATTTCTAAGGACAACAAGGAGCCACTGAtgtgtaacattagctagctatcctgttaacgttagctagccaagaTTCAAACTAGTGCTTTCCAACCGACAATTTAGCTAACGTTACAGGTACGGGCGGCGGGTGGGTGTTTTAAATTGATACATACGACCAACGTCTGCAGTCTCTGTCTGGATTTTAAGTCGTTTGGAAGCCTCGACTTTTACTAAACATGTTCATTCCAGCAGCGACTGTTTACATTGTGAAGTCTATGGTAGCTTGCGCCACACCGGTTTCTTACCCTGTTTAAGGAGAAAACACTGCCCCCTGAAGGCATGAAAGACCATGTTCCTAGAGGACTGAATATTTTAGTGTGTGAAGCAAGATCAAACACGCCTTAAATCATCAAACAATAAATATACAATTACATTGtgttaaatattttattttagtTGTATTTTAAATATTACACATTAACACACAATTCAGAGTTAAGGCCTAACATACATTGAAATAAGTTTAAATGATTTACAGTACATTTCTAAAGCTTTCCATTTCAGGAACTCTAGCAAAACAATCCTCATTTTAAATAACAAGTATATCTCACACGTTAGTTTGGAATGTAATACTGTATGAAATAAATTCAAGGGCGAACTATTTTGAAAGTTGAGTGATCCAAACTCTTGACGTTCTTCTCATTCTTGAACTCTGCTTTGATGATTTGTGACTTGGGGCTCCCAGTGGACTTCAGCCAATCCTGCATCTGTCTCACCTTGTTGCTTGGACCTTGAAGCTGCCCCTGCACAGTTCCTGCCTCTGTGTTCTGCACCCAGCCGACCAAACCTAGCTTTTTCCCCTCTGCCTGAAAAACACCACCAGAAGGAGAGGTTATCATTACTCAGGATTACGTCCTTGAAGAGCCACAAggtatacatattttttaattccAGCTCAGCACTACAACCCCTGATGTGTCTCGGCCAGGACCTCCAGGCCAGGGCTGCTTACTCCTGCTAGCCTGACTGAGTGACAAAGAAATGAAATGAAGCACATCATACAGCTGAAAACATAAATGAGTAGCTATGAAAGTATGCGTATGTCCAATCTACTGACTGACAGTCAGCCTGCTAATTGACCATGTGTTACTAAGCATAGGTATGAAACATGACTTTCAAATGGCAAATAATAATGGCTTATGTCCTACTGTTGTATTCTTACCTGAGTGTATTTTCGAAAAAATACACCTTGAACTCTCCCAAATATTTCATAATCTACTGAAATCATCTCTTCAGTAGACATCCCAGCTGTCTTAATGAAAAgcaaaaaaaaatatatcaatATTTTTGAAGGGTTCAATTCAACACAAATGCGAGTAGCTACCTAGATAGTTTGGCCAATCTAGCTGTTTTACTTTGTTATACCCATTTATTAGTCTCAGACATCCCAGACCTAGGGAACATTGCGGTCTGCCTAGAGACTACCTATTTATTGTAGTTAGCTAGTTGCAGATGTAACTAGGTTACTTACAGCTTCACCAAAACAGCATGCTTAGCCTAGCCATAGCTTTGGGACACACCGTCTGTGTAGactccctgtgttgtgtcccaaaGCTAGTTTAGCCTCCACTTTCATTACTCTAACTAGCTTTCTACCTGTGATCTTCATTTGCCACTTATCAGTGCAATTAGAACAAGCGCATATTATTGTCATTGTTTATATAGCTAGTTTACTAAATCATACCTTAACTCAGCTTCCTCTAAAATGGTTTGGCAGTTTGGAGATTTTCATTCAGACAGCTATTTTTCGTAACATCCGGTCAATGCTTCCGGATGACAGCACTGCACCAATCAGAAAACGTTAACAAAATACTTTGTTTCTAGGCAACTGATACCAACAAAACAGGTGCTAAGTGTGTGCATGTTGTCACTTCTGtcaacattttccacattttggagATATTCACAACCTAATTTTAAAGAAGATAATTAGTCATGTCTTGGAGTAGCCATTGCTAAGCTGTAGTGAAATGCTGAAAGAGAATCACAAAGAGAAATCTGCCAATTCAAGAAGGAGAGCAGCTGGTGAGTCAATTCATGTAACGTTTAGCTAGCTAAGtcatatagttagctagctaggcctCATCTTCTCAACAAGTAAAATCAACCCATAATCAGCTATTTCTTTGGGGGTATAATTATGCATCGGTTGCAAATGGCTCAGCATCCTCACCCTGACCCTTTTCTTTTATTGGATAAAGAAGTGATATTGGAAAAACTCCCACCTGTGAAGGACCGCTCAAGAGCTTTGCATCACCCTTTGAAACATCCGACCAGCCTTCGAGAGCAACCTTTTGAGGATCATAGACCAAGGGAAAGGACTGCCATGAATGAATGGCAGCAACAGTATTCCCAAGAGACATTTCCTCAATCCAAATATTCCTCCCAAAGCAGAACACATAACTCAGCAAGGACAAAGTATGTTTACCCTGAAGAACCAGGTGATATTGTGTCTGGGGGAAAAGCAGATGGAGTGGACAAGGCATTTTCACTGAAGCCTGTTTACCATAAAAGAACTCTAATCATAGATAGGTTGAGTAATGACGAGGTAGCTTGTAAACCTAATGAGTTTCAAAGACTCCCTCCGTATTTTCCCTCACCACCACATGATCATTCAGAGTATGATAGAAGAAGTGGCATAATAAGCCATAGAAGGCCGGCTGAGGATCCTTCACCATCATTGGAAGAGAACACAAACAGCAGAAGGGTTGCTGGGTACAAACGATCAAAGGGAGAGCAGCAGAGGCTGGATTATGAGCGGAGGATGGCAAGGAAAATTGAAATGGATAAACTAATACTTCAGGAGAAGCTGTTGAAAACTCAGGAAAAAGTGAGAGAAATGCAGCAGAGGGAGAGAACTGTCTCAGGTGATAACACTAAGAGGGCAGAGAGGCATATTAGGAGACCAGTGGAAAGAGAAAAGGAGTGGATCGAGAGCAAGGTGTCCTCAGCTGAGCAGagaagggaaaaggagagagttCACGAgatggaaaggagggagaggttgATGATGAGGGATAAAAGCCGGGAGGATAttgagtggcagagagagaaaagagaagagttaaatagggagagaagagagaagaagagggcaCTTGCAGAAGAGTGGGAGAGGTTGGAAAGAATGGAAAGGGAAATTGTGAACAAGCCAGAggtgagtagagacaggagggctGAGAAGGACCTAGAGCAACAGAGGGAGAAAAATGGAGAGTGGAGCAGGAGGGCTAGAGAAAGGGAGAATGAAAAGGATACAAAttgggagagggagaaaatatTTGAGAGGaataggtgggagagggagaaagtgaaagagagagaacgaaatGGGGAGAAGGTTGAGAAgaaaagagactgggagagggagtATAAGTGGGAAAGGTCTTCTAGAGAGAGGTATGTTTCAGCTGATGATAAGAGGAAGGAGCGTGACATATTTCATAGAGGGCTGGATCAGGAGGGACAGCTTAAAACTGCACATAGATCAGTGCCAGGGAGCCGCAGTAGCATCAATTGTAGAAAAATATCTCGAGAAGCTTCCCACACATCACCCTCGGTTCACCGCCAGTCAAGTCGGCTACTGCAAGTGGAACTCAGCCCAGTGGAGAGTGCTGACAATGCTTGCCTCCAGCTCATCCCTTGCAGGATTTGCCACAGAAAATTTGctgcagagagactagagaagcaCCTTCAGGTCTGTGAGAGGATGCAGCGCTCCAGACGCAAAGTCTTTGACTCCTCCAAGTACAGGGCCAAGGGAACTGACCTGGAAGAGTTCATGAAAACCAACTCAAGAACCAAGTCTCCTGAGGTATGAGTTTTTCCCCAATTTCTTTAACTTGAGGAAATAATGGTATTTTTTCTCATTTCTCATGCCATTTTTGAACCCTGGTTAATATGATTTTGGCTTGATTTACAGCTAAAGAAGAGCAACTGGAGGCAGAAACACGAGGCATTCATTCGTAATCTGCGCCAAGCCCATGTTCCAGCAACAGGTGCTTTGCATCCCCAACCACCTATCCAAGACAATGATGATTATGTGACCTGCCCTCACTGTGCCCGCCGATTTGCCCCTGGGCCAGCAGAGCGACATATCCCCAAGTGCCAGAACATCAAGAGTCGCCCTCCACCTCCCCGCCACCGCCGCTGACAAAACCAACTCATTTGCAATGATGTTTATAAAAAAGCATTCAAAactacattttacatttgagtcatttagcagaagctcgacctacaattagtgcattcatcttaaaacagctagatgggacaaccacatatctcagttaaaataagtacatttttcctaaataaagtagctatcagcaaagtcagtgctagtagggGGGAAAAAGTCAAGAGCGAATGTTAGTTCACAAAAGGCAATTATTTTGTATATAAAAATTGTAAAAAAAtttggggggggggtgctgtgggattatttaatacacttttgaagaggtagggtttcagatgttaaAACTAAAACCCTGATGCAATTTGTTACCTAAAAGCCTCTGCATCAACTTACATTCTTATAGAGCAAAATGTACAAGTATGGCGTTGTGGTTTAGTATGAGACTATTTAGTTTAAAATAACATGTTTGTTCAAAAGAACATTTTGAATTGTATATTTTTTACACATTCTTCACACTGCCTTTGAAGTGGGGGGGAACTAAACTATTTAGATGTCATGTCTAAATTGTAAATACTGTAGCAATACAGTATCAGATACTGCCGAACAAGATTGACAGTCTGCAAAAGGGTTAAAAGAAAATGAAAACCAACGAGAACAATTGGTGGATTTTGAagcacaataaaaaaaaaaaatacatattttgctttGTCTATAGTTCATTTCAAAATTCATCTGACCAAAATGGGTTTACATTTCTTTTACATGAAGCATAAAACAAAGGGGTCTCTATGAATGGTGGAACATAAGACCACTGTGTCGGTACAGCAATGCCATTTTATAATGTTGCATAGGGTAAGCTAAGCTAAACTAAGCTAAGCCAATGGAAGAAAAAAATATTGCAAAAATACAGTATAGGTGTAATATTTCAACATTAAACAAACTGTATAAAAAACATAGCCTATTCTTTCTATTTGTGCACAATTCTTGGTTTAAGAGTATGCAAAAGCACTAAGGAATAAGGACGTTTTTCTCTTGCACTGATAAAGGAAATTCCACCAGTGTTGTGTACTGTATCAATTAACTGCACACCAACCAAGAGTTGCAAGCCGTTGGTAAAGGACACTTAAAACACACACTTActgtacacacaccacacagagtaAACAAATATACAATGTGAATATTACACTTTTAACATAGTGTCAAGGATGAATCAATACTCAAAAACAGGATGAACACAAAGACAATATAAACCTGAAAAAGAAACAGTTGAGAAAACATTTAATAGAAAAAAACAAATATTACCATTAACTTTACGAAAACAAGCTTTTCTACATTCTAGGAAGAGAACTACCGATGACATCACCTTTTACAGAAGGAAGATTAACCATAAAATGACAATTTACTCCACTTAAATACTAGTTAAAACAAATTCAAGGTTATCATCTTAAGgcaataaaaataaatgaatgtCTATATTGTATCAGTAGTTTGAGTTATGTAAAAGTGAACCTCATACACCATTTCTTCCAGATACAGAATAGCAAGCTGATCATCATATGAAATACACAAGATTGTAAATACTTCAATGTTAACACTAAATACTTCTTTGGTAAATTAGATGTAAGAGGGACAATATTTGGTATACATTTGGCTATTTGAAATAGTATTTAGGCTTTTAGTTTTACAGCATCACATATGAAGAACAG
Protein-coding sequences here:
- the mlh3 gene encoding DNA mismatch repair protein Mlh3 isoform X4, producing MIKCLSKEVQGKLRSGIAIFSLQQCVEELILNSIDASATCVGVRVDIEAFKVQVIDNGSGMDIEDMESVGNRYFTSKCSSLEDLDNLKFYGFRGEAVASIANLAMLVEISSRTKMSVKTHVKVFKDGKGLDVFEAETTRPSAGTTVVICNFFHNMPVRRNRMDSVLEFERIRQRVEAISLIHPSVSFTLKNDCTGTMVVQLSKARNTYYRFVQIHGLGRAQKLGEINHSHAQFELSGYVGREGHYNNTLQFLYVNDRLLLKTRIHKLLNLLLRKVGSSSRQNDSPGTPPATRSPKQRRGAELHAMYVINIMCHYSEYDICLEPAKTLIEFKDWQSILFCIEEAVKAFLTRENLVSEISPEDIQDYICKNVFSGQTASTDGVKDSIGKGVQTHMEGVTLECNVGKTLASELVHRRQIEDSDKMKSVYQTCDGVESEQGDRVGKLRDKEVLTGFEQEQEYNTTNPQCRPSSVDTDQGLQYDSITDSSVTDSNKEVTKENESNAHLKSAISCPESSQHSLIFKTKEENLKMSIEEGTEMKDNAREHVSLSRCTVRAPCTLTQGIQSEMGSIKQTLPQPQDTELNPGGHRKIFLSHPYIHSSLPSQKCLSHQSRKGLALESREKLATKRKWPMVEGPGHLHVYNRESKDLPTGIPSKISMFMSCQKLALYKEVGSLDRFRRIYGKLTESNPVPVDVNSNYLAIDATASQTEHLVMNAKAVLPYLEADQERDVTESRLDLMKDHKSPLTLSMFTKLKSLSARSSEISLATKLSHLKHQRTEVATSAFVHPPETTSNEDICPQDTVENNAILDINNGEQHHNTGRNRDFIPGCSTNPLPDEKEANNVTASCDWLHHYDDAVGKLVYINKVTGLSKYEAPSAEETQVSCTSDVTNMAISVISKKDDIQDSNSLSSLYSEWTNPVFARPPMVGVDISSVQAEGLAVKIHNILFPYRFSKDMIHSMKVIHQVDKKFLACLINTQDQEPAACSETDGNLLVLVDQHAAHERVRLENLVADSYEDDPETPGERRLCSSTVAPPLEVSVTEEELRLLRSCRPSLRGLGLEMQFSQIGDPQVLVGKVPMCFTEKEGNELRRGRRSIIKPIVEEYLQEQIELLRSTGRVRGTLPLTVLKVLASLACHGECYFLIQWSYCTLYTFLISVMAQTGAIKFNDRLSKEECCSLVGALSSCQLPFQCAHGRPSIAPLVDVLHLNDQEEPPRPNLRKLRRMYKAWELYGNR
- the mlh3 gene encoding DNA mismatch repair protein Mlh3 isoform X5, which translates into the protein MIKCLSKEVQGKLRSGIAIFSLQQCVEELILNSIDASATCVGVRVDIEAFKVQVIDNGSGMDIEDMESVGNRYFTSKCSSLEDLDNLKFYGFRGEAVASIANLAMLVEISSRTKMSVKTHVKVFKDGKGLDVFEAETTRPSAGTTVVICNFFHNMPVRRNRMDSVLEFERIRQRVEAISLIHPSVSFTLKNDCTGTMVVQLSKARNTYYRFVQIHGLGRAQKLGEINHSHAQFELSGYVGREGHYNNTLQFLYVNDRLLLKTRIHKLLNLLLRKVGSSSRQNDSPGTPPATRSPKQRRGAELHAMYVINIMCHYSEYDICLEPAKTLIEFKDWQSILFCIEEAVKAFLTRENLVSEISPEDIQDYICKNVFSGQTASTDGVKDSIGKGVQTHMEGVTLECNVGKTLASELVHRRQIEDSDKMKSVYQTCDGVESEQGDRVGKLRDKEVLTGFEQEQEYNTTNPQCRPSSVDTDQGLQYDSITDSSVTDSNKEVTKENESNAHLKSAISCPESSQHSLIFKTKEENLKMSIEEGTEMKDNAREHVSLSRCTVRAPCTLTQGIQSEMGSIKQTLPQPQDTELNPGGHRKIFLSHPYIHSSLPSQKCLSHQSRKGLALESREKLATKRKWPMVEGPGHLHVYNRESKDLPTGIPSKISMFMSCQKLALYKEVGSLDRFRRIYGKLTESNPVPVDVNSNYLAIDATASQTEHLVMNAKAVLPYLEADQERDVTESRLDLMKDHKSPLTLSMFTKLKSLSARSSEISLATKLSHLKHQRTEVATSAFVHPPETTSNEDICPQDTVENNAILDINNGEQHHNTGRNRDFIPGCSTNPLPDEKEANNVTASCDWLHHYDDAVGKLVYINKVTGLSKYEAPSAEETQVSCTSDVTNMAISVISKKGIEYRCYPFQMDLVLPFLPKSKSGRVLSSGPDNRDDIQDSNSLSSLYSEWTNPVFARPPMVGVDISSVQAEGLAVKIHNILFPYRFSKDMIHSMKVIHQVDKKFLACLINTQDQEPAACSETDGNLLVLVDQHAAHERVRLENLVADSYEDDPETPGERRLCSSTVAPPLEVSVTEEELRLLRSCRPSLRGLGLEMQFSQIGDPQVLVGKVPMCFTEKEGNELRRGRRSIIKPIVEEYLQEQIELLRSTGRVRGTLPLTVQSNSMTA
- the mlh3 gene encoding DNA mismatch repair protein Mlh3 isoform X1, which produces MIKCLSKEVQGKLRSGIAIFSLQQCVEELILNSIDASATCVGVRVDIEAFKVQVIDNGSGMDIEDMESVGNRYFTSKCSSLEDLDNLKFYGFRGEAVASIANLAMLVEISSRTKMSVKTHVKVFKDGKGLDVFEAETTRPSAGTTVVICNFFHNMPVRRNRMDSVLEFERIRQRVEAISLIHPSVSFTLKNDCTGTMVVQLSKARNTYYRFVQIHGLGRAQKLGEINHSHAQFELSGYVGREGHYNNTLQFLYVNDRLLLKTRIHKLLNLLLRKVGSSSRQNDSPGTPPATRSPKQRRGAELHAMYVINIMCHYSEYDICLEPAKTLIEFKDWQSILFCIEEAVKAFLTRENLVSEISPEDIQDYICKNVFSGQTASTDGVKDSIGKGVQTHMEGVTLECNVGKTLASELVHRRQIEDSDKMKSVYQTCDGVESEQGDRVGKLRDKEVLTGFEQEQEYNTTNPQCRPSSVDTDQGLQYDSITDSSVTDSNKEVTKENESNAHLKSAISCPESSQHSLIFKTKEENLKMSIEEGTEMKDNAREHVSLSRCTVRAPCTLTQGIQSEMGSIKQTLPQPQDTELNPGGHRKIFLSHPYIHSSLPSQKCLSHQSRKGLALESREKLATKRKWPMVEGPGHLHVYNRESKDLPTGIPSKISMFMSCQKLALYKEVGSLDRFRRIYGKLTESNPVPVDVNSNYLAIDATASQTEHLVMNAKAVLPYLEADQERDVTESRLDLMKDHKSPLTLSMFTKLKSLSARSSEISLATKLSHLKHQRTEVATSAFVHPPETTSNEDICPQDTVENNAILDINNGEQHHNTGRNRDFIPGCSTNPLPDEKEANNVTASCDWLHHYDDAVGKLVYINKVTGLSKYEAPSAEETQVSCTSDVTNMAISVISKKGIEYRCYPFQMDLVLPFLPKSKSGRVLSSGPDNRDDIQDSNSLSSLYSEWTNPVFARPPMVGVDISSVQAEGLAVKIHNILFPYRFSKDMIHSMKVIHQVDKKFLACLINTQDQEPAACSETDGNLLVLVDQHAAHERVRLENLVADSYEDDPETPGERRLCSSTVAPPLEVSVTEEELRLLRSCRPSLRGLGLEMQFSQIGDPQVLVGKVPMCFTEKEGNELRRGRRSIIKPIVEEYLQEQIELLRSTGRVRGTLPLTVLKVLASLACHGECYFLIQWSYCTLYTFLISVMAQTGAIKFNDRLSKEECCSLVGALSSCQLPFQCAHGRPSIAPLVDVLHLNDQEEPPRPNLRKLRRMYKAWELYGNR
- the mlh3 gene encoding DNA mismatch repair protein Mlh3 isoform X6, translated to MIKCLSKEVQGKLRSGIAIFSLQQCVEELILNSIDASATCVGVRVDIEAFKVQVIDNGSGMDIEDMESVGNRYFTSKCSSLEDLDNLKFYGFRGEAVASIANLAMLVEISSRTKMSVKTHVKVFKDGKGLDVFEAETTRPSAGTTVVICNFFHNMPVRRNRMDSVLEFERIRQRVEAISLIHPSVSFTLKNDCTGTMVVQLSKARNTYYRFVQIHGLGRAQKLGEINHSHAQFELSGYVGREGHYNNTLQFLYVNDRLLLKTRIHKLLNLLLRKVGSSSRQNDSPGTPPATRSPKQRRGAELHAMYVINIMCHYSEYDICLEPAKTLIEFKDWQSILFCIEEAVKAFLTRENLVSEISPEDIQDYICKNVFSGQTASTDGVKDSIGKGVQTHMEGVTLECNVGKTLASELVHRRQIEDSDKMKSVYQTCDGVESEQGDRVGKLRDKEVLTGFEQEQEYNTTNPQCRPSSVDTDQGLQYDSITDSSVTDSNKEVTKENESNAHLKSAISCPESSQHSLIFKTKEENLKMSIEEGTEMKDNAREHVSLSRCTVRAPCTLTQGIQSEMGSIKQTLPQPQDTELNPGGHRKIFLSHPYIHSSLPSQKCLSHQSRKGLALESREKLATKRKWPMVEGPGHLHVYNRESKDLPTGIPSKISMFMSCQKLALYKEVGSLDRFRRIYGKLTESNPVPVDVNSNYLAIDATASQTEHLVMNAKAVLPYLEADQERDVTESRLDLMKDHKSPLTLSMFTKLKSLSARSSEISLATKLSHLKHQRTEVATSAFVHPPETTSNEDICPQDTVENNAILDINNGEQHHNTGRNRDFIPGCSTNPLPDEKEANNVTASCDWLHHYDDAVGKLVYINKVTGLSKYEAPSAEETQVSCTSDVTNMAISVISKKGIEYRCYPFQMDLVLPFLPKSKSGRVLSSGPDNRDDIQDSNSLSSLYSEWTNPVFARPPMVGVDISSVQAEGLAVKIHNILFPYRFSKDMIHSMKVIHQVDKKFLACLINTQDQEPAACSETDGNLLVLVDQHAAHERVRLENLVADSYEDDPETPGERRLCSSTVAPPLEVSVTEEELRLLRSALGCL
- the mlh3 gene encoding DNA mismatch repair protein Mlh3 isoform X2, which translates into the protein MIKCLSKEVQGKLRSGIAIFSLQQCVEELILNSIDASATCVGVRVDIEAFKVQVIDNGSGMDIEDMESVGNRYFTSKCSSLEDLDNLKFYGFRGEAVASIANLAMLVEISSRTKMSVKTHVKVFKDGKGLDVFEAETTRPSAGTTVVICNFFHNMPVRRNRMDSVLEFERIRQRVEAISLIHPSVSFTLKNDCTGTMVVQLSKARNTYYRFVQIHGLGRAQKLGEINHSHAQFELSGYVGREGHYNNTLQFLYVNDRLLLKTRIHKLLNLLLRKVGSSSRQNDSPGTPPATRSPKQRRGAELHAMYVINIMCHYSEYDICLEPAKTLIEFKDWQSILFCIEEAVKAFLTRENLVSEISPEDIQDYICKNVFSGQTASTDGVKDSIGKGVQTHMEGVTLECNVGKTLASELVHRRQIEDSDKMKSVYQTCDGVESEQGDRVGKLRDKEVLTGFEQEQEYNTTNPQCRPSSVDTDQGLQYDSITDSSVTDSNKEVTKENESNAHLKSAISCPESSQHSLIFKTKEENLKMSIEEGTEMKDNAREHVSLSRCTVRAPCTLTQGIQSEMGSIKQTLPQPQDTELNPGGHRKIFLSHPYIHSSLPSQKCLSHQSRKGLALESREKLATKRKWPMVEGPGHLHVYNRESKDLPTGIPSKISMFMSCQKLALYKEVGSLDRFRRIYGKLTESNPVPVDVNSNYLAIDATASQTEHLVMNAKAVLPYLEADQERDVTESRLDLMKDHKSPLTLSMFTKLKSLSARSSEISLATKLSHLKHQRTEVATSAFVHPPETTSNEDICPQDTVENNAILDINNGEQHHNTGRNRDFIPGCSTNPLPDEKEANNVTASCDWLHHYDDAVGKLVYINKVTGLSKYEAPSAEETQVSCTSDVTNMAISVISKKGIEYRCYPFQMDLVLPFLPKSKSGRVLSSGPDNRDDIQDSNSLSSLYSEWTNPVFARPPMVGVDISSVQAEGLAVKIHNILFPYRFSKDMIHSMKVIHQVDKKFLACLINTQDQEPAACSETDGNLLVLVDQHAAHERVRLENLVADSYEDDPETPGERRLCSSTVAPPLEVSVTEEELRLLRSCRPSLRGLGLEMQFSQIGDPQVLVGKVPMCFTEKEGNELRRGRRSIIKPIVEEYLQEQIELLRSTGRVRGTLPLTVLKVLASLACHGECYFLIQWSYCTLYTFLISVMAQTGAIKFNDRLSKEECCSLVGALSSCQLPFQCAHGRPSIAPLVDVLHLNDQEVPL